DNA from Roseimicrobium sp. ORNL1:
CCAGCGCGCCATCTCCACCGTGCGCTCAATCTGTTGCTTTCCATCGAGCGATTGCAGCAGCACGGCAAAGGCGCTCCGTGCTTTCTCAGCTTGATTCGTGGCATAGGACCACCGCACCTTGCGAAGTTGGAGATCGCCGCGCCCCGGATTCTGCTTCAGCTTTTCCTCGATCCACGCGATGGCATCCTGATCCGGTCCCTGCGCTTCCCACACATCCAGCAGTCTCGCTTCCAATGGTGCCGACTGTGGAAACTGTGCCGCTGCCTCACGCAGGACCTTGAGTGCTTCCCCACCCCGCTGCGCGGCGAGCAGCACATCGGCAAAGGTCAGGCCATCCGCCGCCGTGCGTGCCTCCTTGTTGCTCCATTTGGCTCGTGCCTCCGCCACAAAACCATCTCTGCCCTGAGCTCCGGCCAGGTCGAGGCGCAGCATCAGGATCTCCCGATGCCTCCAGTGCTCCGGAGAAAGTTTTTCCAGCAGACCTTCAAGCATCTTCACCGCTCCTGCAGCATCCCCATTCTCTGCCAGCAACTGAGCCCGCAACACCGTGGCTTCCACACCACTGTCTGCGCCCAGAGACTGCTCGGAGAGATCCGCCATGAGCAGCGTCGCGGTTTTTGGCAGCTTCGCCGCCATGGCCTGCCGTGCCCAGCGAAGACGCTGCTCCGGATTCATCGCCCCCTCGTCCATGAGCTTGCGCGTCTGGATGATCACCAGATCCTCACGCCCCTGGACGGACGCGGCCTTGAGCAGCTCACCGTACCACAGCGCGCGCCGCGCCACTCCCTTATCCAGGGAAACGGCCCGCGCCATCTGCTCCACCGCCTTGGGATCGTGCTGCTGCAGCTGCGTGCGTCCCAGTTCCCACGCCAGCAGGGCATGCTCCGGATGCTGCGCCACCGCCGCCTTCAGAAACTCCATCGCCCGCCGGTCCTGCAGCGCCCCGTAGATGCGTGCGAGCACCAGCTTCGCATTCCCGTCCTCAGGAAACTGCGCCACATGCGCGCCGTACATGGACAGCAGCTCCTCCGTCCGTCCGGCATCCCGATACAGCGCCACCAGCTTCTGCAGAGGCACATCCACCGCCGGATCATAGTGCAGCGCCGTGCGCAGCGCGATGGAGGTCTTGTCGAAGACCTCGGGAGTGGCGGAGGTGGAATCGGCAGCGGGAGAGGCTTGCTGGGCGTGGCCCGGAGCGGCGAAGCAGAGGAGCACCGCCAGACACAAAAGCGCTTCGTGCAATGTGGTGCGTAGCCGACCTCTCCTGTATCCAAAGCGACAACTCCCCCGCCCTGCCTCAGGGCAGCCCGGACCAGTCTGGGTGGGAAGTGTCATGCGTGCGGATGCGGGTGCAGGGACAGTACAGACTTGTGCTCGCCCAATAAAACGCAAGCACGAGCATTTGAGTAGTTTTATCTGGGCATCGCGTTCAGCTTCTTTCACTTTTGCAGCCAGTGCTCATACGCACTGAGCATGCTTGCTGCCGCCTCTGCCGCCGGCACCCGGCCCGTCAGAGTCGCCATTCCGGGACAGTACACCTGGTCTGCCAGCGCCGGTTCGCGGTCCACCACCCTCAGGGCTGCACGCAACGCCCTTCCTGCATGGGAGGCCGGGACTTCCTCCGGCACCTCCATCGTGGGAGCGACAATCATGTAGGGAATCCGGACGTGCCTCGTAGCCACGGCCAGCGCCGCTCCGACCGGCAGCATGCCCTCCGCCCGACGCTGGATAGTATCCTGGACGATGGACTGAATCGAAGGGCCGAAGAACTCGAGGTACCTCGCGTCGATCCCGCCATCCATGTACCCGAAGCTGTTCGCTGGGGACACGATGCAATGATGCGCGATTTGAAGGATGTCGCCGCATGACACTCCCACATCGGGATGCTCTCGGAAGGCATGTGCCAGAGCATCTGCCACGACGGGGTTGATGTCGACGAAGTGAAGTTTCACGATCGCAGTGTTTCACTCCAAACTACACGCCACATCCAATCTCCACCATCACCACCTCATGAGGACAGCGAAAGCGCAGGGGCAAGGTATCCCCCAGCCCTCGTGAAACAATCACCGGAACACCATCCACCTCCCGCCGGTCGCAGCACCAGCGGTAGAGGAGGTTTGCCGGGAAGTGTGCGCCACTCCGGGTGCGGTGAAAAATGAACTGCCCACCGTGCAGGTGACCCGCGAGCACGAGGCAGCAGCCCGAAAGCTTTTCCACAACGATGTCCTCTGGATCATGCACCAGCACGATGCGATGCCGCTCCGCATGCGCCGGCGCGGTGAGATGCACCTGCCAGGACATGAACTCACAGCGCAGGCTCTTCGGTGACTCGAATTGCCACGGTGCCGCGTCCACACAATGCGCACCAGACACCTCATAAAACGGCGCCAGCACCTCGGAACCGAACCAGTGGTCGTGATTGCCACGGATCCAGCACACCGGCCGCACCCGGGCGATCTGCTGAAGGAAGTCCCGACAGAGATCCCCACCGCGTGGGGTATCAAACCAGTCCCCCGTGAACACCACCACATCCGGCTGCTCTTCATCGAGGATTGCGGTGATTTCATCGAGTCTTCTTCGGCTCCACCACACGTGCAGGTCACTCAAGTGCGCCA
Protein-coding regions in this window:
- a CDS encoding metallophosphoesterase, producing the protein MSLQIRRESVRLTEAGCGSGSLRLAHLSDLHVWWSRRRLDEITAILDEEQPDVVVFTGDWFDTPRGGDLCRDFLQQIARVRPVCWIRGNHDHWFGSEVLAPFYEVSGAHCVDAAPWQFESPKSLRCEFMSWQVHLTAPAHAERHRIVLVHDPEDIVVEKLSGCCLVLAGHLHGGQFIFHRTRSGAHFPANLLYRWCCDRREVDGVPVIVSRGLGDTLPLRFRCPHEVVMVEIGCGV
- a CDS encoding macro domain-containing protein, translating into MKLHFVDINPVVADALAHAFREHPDVGVSCGDILQIAHHCIVSPANSFGYMDGGIDARYLEFFGPSIQSIVQDTIQRRAEGMLPVGAALAVATRHVRIPYMIVAPTMEVPEEVPASHAGRALRAALRVVDREPALADQVYCPGMATLTGRVPAAEAAASMLSAYEHWLQK